The DNA window TACCATTGGGACAAATCACCAAAAGAGGTTCAACAGGAAATCTTCCGTAAGCAAATCCGATTGGCTAAAAAAGTGAAACTGCCAATTATCATCCATAACCGAGAAGCAACTGCAGATGTCTTAGAAATTCTTAAAGAAGAAAATGCAAAAGAAGTTGGCGGGGTTATGCATTGCTTTAGTGGCAGTTTAGAAACAGCGCATCAAAGTATAGACATGAACTTCATGATTTCACTTGGTGGGCCCGTAACATTCAAAAATGCCAAAAAGCCAAAAGAAGTTGCTGAGGCGATTGCACTTGATTACTTAATGATTGAAACAGATGCTCCATATTTAGCGCCGCACCCGTATCGTGGCAAACGAAATGAACCATCTTATGTACCGCTAGTAGCACAAGAAATCGCGCGGTTAAAAGGCATTTCAATAGAAACTGTTGCAAAAGCAACGACAGAGAACGCTGAGAGGTTTTATAAGTTTTCTCAAAAAAAGTGAAATTAAGAAATTCGCATTCGTTGACAGGGCGAACATGAGCCCATATAATCACTCAAGTGAAAGAGGAGGAAATATTTTTGACAAATCAAACAAATAGTACCAATTCGACAAAGTCATTTAAAGGTAAATCGTTGGCGGTAACAATTGCTACGGTATTGTTGTTCGCAGCGGTTTTAACTTTTGCTATATACGAAGGAACAAAAAACACAGTTACGGTAACGGCTAATGGGGAACAAGAGCAGGTAAGAACGCATGCAGAAACAGTAGGTGCTTTTTTAGAAGAACAAGACATCAAACCTGGAGAACATGATTTTGTGAGCCATTCAACGGAAACACCGATTAACGAAGATATGAAATTAGAGTGGGATGCTGCAGAACAATACGCAGTAACAGTTGATGGCGAAGCAACTTCAGCTTGGACCACTAAAAATACGGTATCAGAAATTCTGGCAACAGCGAATATTGAACTAACGAAACATGATAAAGTAACACCAGCATTAGATGAACAAGTAAATGAGGACACAAAAATCTCAGTTGAAAAAGCATATGAAGTGACGATTCAAGACGGTCTTGAAGAAAAGAAAGTATGGTCTACTTCAACAACAGTTGCTGATTTCTTAAAAGAAAACAAAATCACTTTAGGTAAACTAGATCGCGTTGAAAGTGAAATGGACGAATTGGTTTTACCGAATTCTGAAGTCAAAGTAGTACGTGTTGAAAAGCTTACTGATGTCGTTGAGGATTCTGTAAAGTATGCAGTTGAAACTAAAAAAGACGACACACTTCTTAAAGGTAGTGAAAAAGTAGTTCAAAAAGGTCAAAATGGTTTAGTTGAAAAAACATACGAAATTGTAAAAGAAAATGGTAAAGAAGTAAAACGAGATCTTAAAAATGAAAAAGTTGTTAAAGCACCAACAAAACAAGTAACAGCAGTTGGTACAAAAACGGTTGTAGCTAGTGTATCTCGTGGTACTCAAAAAGCGACTGTTAAAACTGCTACAAAAGAGAAAGCAGCAGTAACAACTACTCAAGCAACACCAAAAGCAGCACCAAAGACAGCATCGAAAGAGCAACCAAAAGCAACACCAGTTAAAGCGGAACCTGCAGCAGCGGAACCAACTGGTGGAAAAGAATTTTATGTATCGGCAACAGCATACACAGCAAGCTGCACAGGCTGTTCAGGAATTACTGCTACAGGCATTAACTTGAAAACAAACCCGGGTCTTAAAGTAATTGCAGTAGATCCTAGCGTTATTCCATTAGGCTCTAAAGTATGGGTTGAAGGATATGGTAATGCGATTGCAGGCGATACAGGTGGAGCAATCAAAGGAAATAAAATTGATTTATTCATGGCGAACAAATCAGATGCTTTGTCATTTGGACGGAAACAAGTGAAAGTTAGAATCTTAAACTAATCTAATTTTAATCCAACCAAAAGCTTTCCTGGGATATTTCCCGGGAAAGCTTTTTACATGTCTATCTGCAAACCTGTAAAATAAATAACAAGCTAGAAAAGAGGGGTTTACTAAATGAAGATAACTGAAATTATTGTAGTTGAAGGAAAAGACGATACAGTAGCTATTAAACGCGCAGTCCACGCAGACACCATTGAAACAAACGGTTCAGCTATTAATACAGAAACGCTCGCGCGAATCGCTCATGCACAAGAAAAGCGGGGAGTCATTGTTTTTACGGATCCGGATTATCCTGGAAGACGCATCCGTGCTATTATTGAAGAACATGTGCCACAGGCAAAACATGCATTTCTAGCAAAAGAAAAGACAATTGCTAAAAATGGCAAAGGGCTTGGGATAGAACATGCTCGCGATGAAGACATTCGCGAAGCGCTAAAAGCGGTGTATACACCGTTAGAGCAAGATCGTGCTGTTGAGATTACGATGGAAGACTTAATAGATGCTGGCCTTGTTGCCCACCCACAAGCGAAACAGCGACGCATTGCAATTGGTAACGCATTGCAAATTGGCTACACCAACGGCAAGCAATTACAAAAGCGACTCTACATGTTCGGCATTTCGAGAGACCTGTTTATCAAAGCAGTACAAGCGTTAACTCAGGAGGAAAATTAATGACTAAAGATATTGCAACACCTATTCGTACGCAACAAATCATGACGAAATATAATTTAAAAGTAAAGAAAAGCTTAGGACAAAACTTTTTAATCGATCCGAATATTTTGCGCAAAATTGTTGGGCAAGCCAACTTGACAAAAAAATCGGCAGCAATAGAAATTGGTCCTGGTATCGGCGCACTAACTGAACACTTGGCAAGAGAAGCGGGGAAAGTGCTAGCTTTTGAAATCGATCAGCGTTTATTGCCAGTCTTAGCAGACACTTTATCTCCGTATGACAATATTTCGATTGTTCATGCTGATATTTTAAAAACAAATGTACAAGAGGCGATTGATCGTGAATTAGCAGACTATGATGATATTGTCGTAGTGGCAAATCTACCTTATTACGTGACAACTCCGATTATCTTGAAGTTATTGCTTGAAAAGCTGCCAATTCGTAGCATGGTCGTTATGCTGCAAAAAGAGGTAGCTGAGCGTATTACAGCTAAACCTGGAACAAAAGCCTACGGATCGTTATCAATCGCTATTCAGTACTACACACAGGCTGAAATGGCGTTAACTGTTCCAAAATCCGTATTCTTACCTCAACCCAATGTAGATTCTGCGGTTATTCGTATGACAAAGCGTGAAGTGCCGGAAGTTGTAGTAATTGACGAAGACTTTTTCTTTACAGTTACAAGAGGATCGTTCGTTCAACGAAGAAAAACTATATTAAACAACCTTCAAGTGGCAATGCCTTCAGGAAAAGAGAAAAAAGATCTCATTTTAAAAGCGCTAGAAGAAGCTGAAATTGATCCAACAAGACGTGGCGAAACATTAACCATCAAAGAATTTGGTTTATTATCGGATAAATTGTACGCATATTTCCAGTAATAACGCCGTTCTGTTACAAAATCTACACAATTTGTTTCGAGTCAAAGAAATTTCGAATAAATAAATATTGACAGCAACAGAGTGTCGCTGATAAAATTATAAATTTGCTTGACTATTCCATCAAATTATGGTAGAATTTTATCCATAGTGAGGTGTAGACAAAATGCCCAAAACTTTGGCGGATATTAAAAAGTCGTTAGACCTACATTTAGGAAAACGATTGCTTTTGAAGGCAAACGGAGGTCGCAAGAAAACGGTTGAACGTGCCGGAATCCTGCGCGAAACATATCACTCCGTGTTCGTGATTGAGTTAGATCAAGAAGAGCATGCATTTGAACGCGTGTCTTACAGCTACGCAGACATCTTAACTGAAGCAGTAGAAATTACTGTGTACGAAGGAACTGAAGATGCACTTGTTGTGAAATAATCGAACTACATTTATAAGATACTCCAAAAACTTGCTCCTGCTGATTAAGCGGATTGCGAGTTTTTTTGTTTCTGTCGCTACTTTGCTTTCCATTAGCCCGCGGTGTGTTAAAATAGTCTTCATCAGAATATAAAAGGAGGCAGTGGGATGCTCTACGTGAAAGCGCCTGCCAAGATTAACTTAACATTAGATGTTTTACATAAACGTCCAGATAACTATCATGAGATTGAAATGATTATGACCACGGTGGATTTGTCGGATCGCATAGGCTTGATGGGGACGGCAAAAGGCATACATATTCAGTCTGCAGATCGCTTCGTGCCAAATGATTCCCGCAACCTTGCTTATCAGGCAGCACAACTGATTAAAGATACATTTAATATTAAAACCGGTGTTATCATTTCGTTGGATAAAAAAATTCCGGTTGCCGCAGGTTTAGCCGGAGGAAGTAGCGATGCTGCTGCTACATTAAAAGGATTAAACAAGCTTTGGCAATTAAACTTGTCGCTTGATGAACTAGCTGAACTAGGTGCAAAAATCGGTTCGGATGTATCTTTTTGTGTTTACGGTGGCACCGCTCTTGCAAAAGGACGTGGAGAAATAATCCAACAATTACCGACTCCACCAAATTGCTGGGTCATTTTAGCGAAACCAACCATAGGCGTTTCTACAGCCGATGTATATGGCGCATTTGATGTTACAACAGCGCAGCATCCAAATACACAAGCAATGATCCAAGCGCTCGAGGATGGCGATTACGATGCGATGTGTGCCAACCTTGGCAATGCACTTGAGAGCGTTACGTTGAAGCTATATCCAGAAGTAGAACAAATTAAAGAGCAGATGAAAAAGTTTGGTGCAGATGCCGTATTAATGAGTGGGAGTGGCCCGACAGTTTTTGGGTTGGTCTACCAAGAAGCGCGTATTCCGCGTATATATAATGGCTTGCGTGGCTTTTGTTCGGAAGTATACGCAGTACGGTTGATTGGTGAACGAGAGCCCCTTGCTTAAATACGGACATTTATGGTAAGTTTTCTATAAATCATTCGTGTTTAGGAGAGGGTAGTTTTGAAGTGGAAGCGCAGTGAACGGCTTGTTGATATGACACATTTTTTATTAGAACATCCACATAAATTGATTTCGCTATCTTATTTCTCGGAGCTGTATCAATCAGCTAAGTCATCTATTAGTGAAGATTTAGGGATTGTTAAAGAAACGTTTGAAGAAAAAGGGATTGGTTTGTTGATGACTGTACCGGGAGCAGCTGGCGGCGTTAAATATGTTCCGAAGCTTCAAGCTGGTGAAATCAAAACCGTGATAGCAGACTTGATGGAAGAGTTAAGCCATTCGGATCGACTGTTGCCAGGTGGCTATTTGTATATGACCGATGTACTTGGCAATCCAGAAATGATGAACCGAGTTGGTAAAGTATTTGCGACAGCATTTGCAAAAGAGAAAATTGATGTCATCATGACGGTAGCAACAAAAGGCATTCCAATTGCCCACGCCATTGCGCGTCACTTAAATGTGCCAGTGGTAATTGTCCGTAGAGACAGCAAAGTTACTGAAGGGTCTACAGTCAGCATTAATTATGTATCGGGTTCATCTAGACGCATACAGACAATGGTGTTGTCAAAACGTAGCATGAAGAGCGGACAGCGTGTCTTAATTACCGATGACTTTATGAAAGTCGGCGGAACGATGAATGGTATGAAAAACTTGCTTGAAGAGTTTGAATGCACGTTAGCGGGCGTCGCTGTACTCGTTGAAGCAGAGCATTCAGATGAACGTCTTGTCGAGAAGTATTTATCTCTCGTTAAATTGCATGAAGTTAGTGAAAAAGAACGGACCATTGCATTAGAAGAAGGAAATTACTTTGAAAACGGGGGAATTTAAATGAATTTCGTAGCGACAAACAAAGCAGCAGCTGCAATCGGACCATATTCACAAGGTGTAGTTTCAGGAGGACTTTTGTATAGCTCAGGTCAAATTCCATTAACAGCAACCGGTGAATTGGTTGATGGCTCTATCGCCGACCAAACTCATCAAGTATTTTCAAATCTAAAAGCAGTCCTTGCAGAAGCAGGTTCATCTCTTAATGATGTTATTAAAACCACAGTTTTTATTAAAGATATGAATGATTTCGTTGCCTTAAACGAAATTTATGCAAGTTATTTTGGCGATCATAAACCAGCGCGTTCGACAGTTGAAGTGGCGCGGTTGCCAAAAGACGTAAAAGTAGAAATCGAAGTTATCGCAAAAGTGAGCGAGTAAAATTAATAAACTAAGTAAAAAAGCAGGTCAACCCACAAATTTGTGAGGTGACCTGCTTTTTTGTTCGTCCATTATCCTCTTCTTCTCTTTATTGAGTAAATTTTCTAATAAGTTTTGTTATTTGTGAAGGAGAATAGTCCTTTGTAGCGAATAACCATAATTAGGGTTTAAAACAGCAGCTGAGAGGAGGGGGAACAAGAGAATGGAAGTAACAGATGTGAGACTACGACGTGTACAAACCGACGGTCGAATGAGAGCAATCGCCTCCATCACGCTGGATAACGAATTTGTGATTCATGACATTCGTGTAATTGATGGAAACGATGGCTTGTTTGTAGCGATGCCGAGCAAAAGAACGCCAGATGGAGAATTTCGAGATATTGCCCATCCGATCAACTCGAGCGCACGCACGAAATTGCAAGAAGCCGTCTTAACTGCATATGAGCAAAGTGAAAGCGAATCGGTCTTAGAAAATGCCGGCGTTTAATGAAGCTGAAACAAGGAGCCTTCTATTGTAAAATAGGCTCTTTTTTTATTTGCCTTTTTTGTCATGGGATTGTCATGCTTAAGAACCTTGAAAAATCAAGGTTTTTCCGCTATAGTCAATAAGGAAAAGCGAATTTTTTGATTGACATGTCTAGGGTAACACTTGACTAATCAATTGATAGAATAAATACATGGGTAGAACTAACAAAAGGGTTCTGATCAAATTGGGAGTGGAGGGATAACAGATGGCAAATACATATGCAGTAATTTTAGCAGCGGGTCAAGGAACGCGCATGAAGTCGAAGTTGTACAAAGTACTTCATCCGGTCTGTGGTATGCCAATGGTTGAACATGTAACAAATAATGTTGAGCAACTCGGTGTTGAGAAAATCGTTACAGTTGTCGGCCACGGTGCTGAGAAAGTTCAACAGCAACTAGGGGAAAAAAGTGAATACGCTTTGCAAGCTGAGCAGCTTGGAACGGCTCATGCGGTACAGCAAACAGCTTCATTGATCGAAGGTTTAGCGGGCACAACTTTGGTTGTTTGTGGCGACACACCATTAATTCGTCCAGAAACGATGCAAGCCTTACTTGACCAGCATGCTGAAACTAGAGCAAAAGCAACAATTTTAACAGCAATTGCAGAAAATCCGACAGGTTACGGTCGAATTCTTCGCAATAGCGACGGCATTGTTGAAAAAATCGTTGAGCAAAAAGATGCTTCTCCAGAAGAGCAACAAGTAAAAGAAATCAATACAGGAACATATTGCTTTGATAATGAAGCGTTATTTGAAGCGTTACAATTGGTTTCTAATGATAATGTTCAAGGTGAATATTATTTGCCGGATGTTATTGAAATTCTTCAAAAGCAAGGTGAAATCGTTGCTGCTTATGCAACAGATAGCTTTGATGAAACATTGGGAGTCAATGACCGCGTTGCGTTAAGCCAAGCTGAGAGCACTATGCGCAAACGAATTGCTGAAAAGCATATGAGAGCGGGCGTTTCGATTATTGATCCGGCAACTGCTTATATTAGTGCACAAGCCGAAATCGGAGCAGATACGATTATTCATCCGAATGTAACAATTGCAGGCGACACAAAAATTGGCGAAGACTGCATTATTTCTTCAAACAGCCAAATCGTTAACAGCGTGATCGGTGACCGTACAACAATTCGTAGTTCAGAAATTTACGATAGCAGCATTGGTACAGATACAGCTGTAGGGCCATTTGCGCACGTTCGTCCACAATCAGTTTTAGGCAACGATGTGAAAATCGGTAACTTTGTCGAAGTGAAAAAAGCAGAAATCGGTAACGATAGTAAGGTTTCTCATTTGAGCTATATTGGCGATGCTACTGTCGGAACAGGTGTGAATATCGGCTGTGGAACCATCACTGTAAATTATGATGGCAAAAATAAATTCCAAACCATTATTGAAGATGACACATTCATCGGTTGTAATTCAAATCTGATTGCACCGGTTACTGTAGGCAAAGGATCATACGTTGCCGCAGGATCTACGATTTCCAAAAATGTACCTGAGGATTCATTGGCGATTGCACGTTCACGCCAAGAAAATAAAGAAGGCTATGCAAGTAGATTAAACAAGAAAAAATAGGAGGGTTCACACCTAATGGGCTATCAAAATGCAAACTCGAAATTGAAAATCTTTTCATTGAATTCGAACCAGGAGCTAGCGGAAGAAATTTCTGAACATGCAGGTATTCCACTTGGAAAAAGTTCAGTAACACATTTCAGCGATGGTGAAATCCAAATTAATATTGAAGAAAGTATTCGTGGCTACGACGTATTTATCGTGCAATCGACTTCTCAGCCGGTCAACGAAAACTTGATGGAATTATTAATTATGATTGATGCTGTTAAACGTGCTTCTGCCCGCACAGTCAATGTTGTAATGCCTTACTATGGTTATGCGCGACAAGACCGTAAAGCCCGTTCACGTGAACCGATTACAGCGAAATTAGTAGCGAACTTATTGGAAACTGCAGGAGCAACTCGTGTCATCGTACTTGATTTGCATGCTCCTCAAATTCAAGGGTTCTTCGATATTTTGATTGACCACTTGGTAGCCGTACCATTGCTTTCTGATTATTTCTTGAATGAAAGTGGCGTTGACCTTGAAAATGTCATCATCGTTTCACCAGACCACGGCGGGGTTACACGCGCTCGTAAAATGGCGGATCGTTTGAAAGCACCAATCGCCATTATTGATAAACGTCGTCCAAAACCAAATGTTGCTGAAGTCATGAACATTGTAGGGAATGTAGAAGGCAAAACAGCCATCATTATCGATGATATTATTGATACAGCAGGTACAATTTCCATTGCTGCGAGTGCATTAATCGAAAGCGGTGCGAAAGAAGTTTTTGCATGCTGTACACACCCAGTCCTTTCTGGTCCAGCTGTGCAACGTATTAATGATTCGGTTATCAAGGAATTGATCATTACCAATTCGATTGCATTGCCTGAAGAAAAGAAATCTCCTAAGATCAAGCAGTTATCTGTAGCTCGTTTGCTAGCTGAGACAATTGTTCGTGTTCACGAACAAAAATCTGTCAGCACTTTATTTGATTGATCATTTGTAACATCTATCTATGCTCTATGTTTCATTAAGACAAAACACGGGTATGTACTAAGTATGTACTTATAGTGAACACGTACTTTTAATATAACTGGAGGCTGAAATCAATGGTAAAAATGACTGCACAAAAAAGAGAAAGCAGCAATAAAAATTCTGCATTAACGGAACTTCGTGGACAAGGCAATGTGCCGGGCGTAGTTTATGGTTTTAAAACAGAGACAACACCAGTGACAGTAACTGAAATTGATTTGATTAAAACGTTACGTGAATCTGGACGTAATGGCGTTATCAAATTGGAAATTGACGGTACGACTAAAAACGTCGTATTAAGCGACTATCAAATGGATGCGTTAAAAGGTAGCTTTAAGCATGTCGACTTTTTAGCAATCAATATGTCAGATGAGCTAGAAGTAGCTGCAGCTGTTCACTTAACTGGCGAATCAGTTGGTGAAAAAGAAGGCGGATTTGTTACTCAGCCGAACCGCGAAGTAAATATTCGTGTGAAACCATCTGATATTCCAGATGCACTAGAAGTAGACATCTCGAAATTGGAAATCGGCGAAACGATCACGGTTGGTGATATTCGTGAAACGGTATCTTATGAAATCCTTGACGAAGATGACTTTATCCTTGTTTCTGCAACTGCACCTCGTACACAAGATGAAATGGACGAACTTGAGTCTGGAACAGAAGAAAATGCAGAACCAGAAGTGGTTGGTAGCGAAGATTCTAAAGAAGAAGATAAAGAAGCATAAATTTGAATGGAAAATAGGGACTGTCGAGAGACAGTCCCTATTTTTACGTTGTATGAAAAGTCGCATATGCTTTTTTTACAAACTAATTATGATAAAATAAAAAACAGTGATAAAGCAAAGGAAGATGGATATGAAATTGATTATCGGCCTGGGCAATCCGGGCAAAGCATATGAAGATACGCGTCATAATATCGGCTTTAAAGTAATCGATTACTTGGCGAGCCAATGGAATGCACCGCTAACACAATCTAAGTTTAAAGGCATGTATTCTGTGAGTCACCGACCTGAAGGCAAAGTGATGTTGTTAAAGCCATTAACATACATGAATTTATCCGGTGAGAGCGTAGGAGCATTAATGGATTACTATAATATTGATTTAAAAGATATACTCGTTATTTACGATGACTTGGATTTGCCGACAGGGCAACTAAGATTACGTCAAAAAGGCAGTGCAGGTGGTCATAATGGCATTAAATCGTTAATTCAGCATGTAGGAAATCAGGAATTTAACCGTTTGCGCATTGGGATTAGCCGTCCCCCAACAGGTATGAAAGTACCGGATTATGTATTGCAGCGATTTTCGAAAGAAGAAATCCCAGAAATGACTGCGGCGATTAAAAAAAGTGCAGCTGCTTGTGAAACATGGCTATCTAAACCTTATGTAGAAGTTATGAATGAGTTTAATGGAGTTTAACCGCTTTGACGCATTTGGCGTTCAGGGCTTTTTTCTGTTTCATGTATTTTTTTGAAAGGAGGAAGTTGGATGAATCATATTTTACAGATTTTTTCGGAGGATACACAGACACAACGATTTATGGACGATTTAAAAAAAGGAAACGACCATCAGTTGATTTCCGGTTTATCCGGCAGCGCAAGACCAATTTTCTATCAAACGATTTGGACCGAATTAGAAGAACCTTTATTGATTGTGACACCCAATTTATTGCATGCACAGCGTGTGTACGATGATTTGGTTCGTCTAGTAGGAGAAGAACAAGTTCACCTTTATCCCGCAGAAGAACTAATCGCAGCAGAGGTATCGTTTTCCGGTCCAGAATTAAGGGCTCACCGCATTGACACCCTTGATCATATGAAGAGTGTCGGTAAAGGTATTTACATTACACCAGTTGCAGGCATGCGCAAGTTATTGCCAACAAAAGAGCAATGGGATTATGCTAATTTGCGAATTGCAGAAGGCGAAGAACTTGATACAAATGAATGGCTGTTAAAATTGGTAGCAATGGGATACTCGCGTACGCCAATGGTCACCACACCCGGTGAATTTGCGCTTCGTGGAGGCATTTTAGATATTTATCCACTGAATTTTGAACATCCCGTGCGCATCGAATTATTCGATACGGAAGTGGATTCGTTGCGCTTGTTTTCAGCGGAAGATCAACGTTCACTCGAAAAAGTCCAATCGCTCTGTATTTTGCCAGCCAGTGAATTGGTACTGTCCCCGGATCAACGAACTCAATTGGCGGAAAAGCTGGAAGTTCAATTGGCTTCTAGTTTGAAAAAAATCAAAGCTGACGATACGAAAGCCTTAATGCTTCAACATATTCAGCATGACATCGATTTATTGAAGCAAGGAGAAACTCCTGAACAATTAGCGAAGTACGCTTCATTAATTGATACACAATCAGCATTTTTGGGTGATTATTTCCCGGGGAATGGACTGGTCTTTTTTGATGAGCTCGGACGAATTCAAGAAATGACGGATACTCTGGAACGTGAAGAAGGCGATTGGATTGTTTCACTTCTTGAAGAGGGGAAATTTGTTCACGATGTGCCGTTAACGTATACGTTCCGCGAAATGATGTCGAAGTTGCAGCATAAAGTCACTTTTTTATCCCTATTCGTTCGGACGTTCCCCATGGTATCTATCAAAAAGTCATTGGCTTTTTCCTGCAAGCCGATGCAATCTTTTCATGGGCAAATGCATTTACTAAAAGCTGAAATGGAGCGCTGGACGTCAGGGAAGTCGCAAATTTTTATCGTTGCACAGGGAGATGAGCGTCTAGAAAAAGTTCGTTCAGTGTTAGCAGATTACGATATGGAGGCTGTGATTGCCACCCCTTCAACTGAAATACAAGGCGGGCAAATTTATTTGCTTGATGGGGAATTGTCAACGGGCTTTGAAATGCCGTTGCAGCGACTAGCCGTCATTACAGACTCTGAATTGTTTAAGCAACAGCCAAAAAAGAAAACACGTGCACAAAAACTAACAAATGCTGAGCGTATTAAGAGCTACTCAGAGATTAAGCCAGGGGATTACATTGTACATATCCACCACGGGATTGGTCGCTTTATAGGCATTGAAACGCTTGAAAGCGGAGGCGTTCATAAAGATTATTTGCATATCGTTTATAAAGCTGACGATAAATTATTTGTACCGGTCGATAAAATTGATTTGATACAAAAGTACATTGCCTCTGAAGAAAAAGAACCAAAACTGCATAAAATGGGCGGCGCAGAATGGAAGAAAACACGTACAAAAGTTTCTGCAGCGGTCCAAGACATTGCAGATGATTTGATCAAGCTATATGCCGAACGCGAAGCATTGAGAGGCTTTGCCTTTTCCGAAGAGCAAGATATGCAACGACAATTTGAAGCCGAGTTTCCATATGAAGAAACAACCGATCAATTGCGCTCGATTAACGAAGTAAAGCGCGACATGGAAAATGAACGACCGATGGACCGCCTTATATGCGGAGATGTTGGCTATGGGAAAACAGAAGTTGCCATTCGTGCAGCATTTAAAGCAGTACTCGACGGCAAACAAGTAGCATTTCTTGTACCAACCACAATTTTGGCGCAGCAACACTTTGAAACCATGAGTGAACGATTTAAAGATTACCCAATAACGGTCGGATTAATGAGTCGCTTCCGCTCTAAAAAGCAGCAAACAGAAACCGTTAAAGGGTTGAAAAATGGCTCGGTTGATGTTGTCATCGGCACGCATCGTATTTTATCGAAGGATATGCAATACAAGGATCTAGGATTATTAATTATCGATGAAGAACAGCGCTTTGGTGTTACTCATAAAGAAAAAATCAAACAGATGAAGACAAACGTAGATGTCTTGACGTTAACAGCGACGCCAATCCCCCGTACGCTTCATATGTCGATGATTGGTGTGCGCGATTTGTCCGTAATCGAAACACCACCAGCAAACCGTTTTCCTGTCCAAAGCTACGTGATGGAACATAACGGTGCGCTCGTTCGCGAAGCCATTGAACGTGAAATGGCGCGAGGTGGACAAGTCTTTTATTTGTATAACCGTGTGGATGATATGACGCGGAAAGTAGAAGAAATTCAACAATTGGTTCCTGAAGCACGCGTTGGTTATGCTCATGGGCAAATGAGTGAAACGGAATTGGAATCAGTTATCTTGAGTTTTCTTGATGGCGATTACGATGTTTTAGTGACAACGACAATTATCGAAACCGGCATTGATATTCCAAACGTAAATACATTGATTGTCTATAATGCCGATCGCATGGGATTGTCACAGCTGTATCAATTGCGTGGGCGTGTTGGACGTTCGAGTCGTGTGGCGTATGCATACTTTATGTACCAGCGTGACAAAGTGTTAACCGACGTTGCCGAAAAACGATTGATGGCGATCAAAGAATTCACAGAGCTTGGTTCTGGTTTTAAAATTGCTATGCGCGATTTAACCATACGCGGAGCGGGTAATTTACTCGGGTCACAACAAC is part of the Planococcus sp. PAMC 21323 genome and encodes:
- the ispE gene encoding 4-(cytidine 5'-diphospho)-2-C-methyl-D-erythritol kinase; this translates as MLYVKAPAKINLTLDVLHKRPDNYHEIEMIMTTVDLSDRIGLMGTAKGIHIQSADRFVPNDSRNLAYQAAQLIKDTFNIKTGVIISLDKKIPVAAGLAGGSSDAAATLKGLNKLWQLNLSLDELAELGAKIGSDVSFCVYGGTALAKGRGEIIQQLPTPPNCWVILAKPTIGVSTADVYGAFDVTTAQHPNTQAMIQALEDGDYDAMCANLGNALESVTLKLYPEVEQIKEQMKKFGADAVLMSGSGPTVFGLVYQEARIPRIYNGLRGFCSEVYAVRLIGEREPLA
- the rsmA gene encoding 16S rRNA (adenine(1518)-N(6)/adenine(1519)-N(6))-dimethyltransferase RsmA translates to MTKDIATPIRTQQIMTKYNLKVKKSLGQNFLIDPNILRKIVGQANLTKKSAAIEIGPGIGALTEHLAREAGKVLAFEIDQRLLPVLADTLSPYDNISIVHADILKTNVQEAIDRELADYDDIVVVANLPYYVTTPIILKLLLEKLPIRSMVVMLQKEVAERITAKPGTKAYGSLSIAIQYYTQAEMALTVPKSVFLPQPNVDSAVIRMTKREVPEVVVIDEDFFFTVTRGSFVQRRKTILNNLQVAMPSGKEKKDLILKALEEAEIDPTRRGETLTIKEFGLLSDKLYAYFQ
- the purR gene encoding pur operon repressor, whose protein sequence is MKWKRSERLVDMTHFLLEHPHKLISLSYFSELYQSAKSSISEDLGIVKETFEEKGIGLLMTVPGAAGGVKYVPKLQAGEIKTVIADLMEELSHSDRLLPGGYLYMTDVLGNPEMMNRVGKVFATAFAKEKIDVIMTVATKGIPIAHAIARHLNVPVVIVRRDSKVTEGSTVSINYVSGSSRRIQTMVLSKRSMKSGQRVLITDDFMKVGGTMNGMKNLLEEFECTLAGVAVLVEAEHSDERLVEKYLSLVKLHEVSEKERTIALEEGNYFENGGI
- the veg gene encoding biofilm formation stimulator Veg, producing MPKTLADIKKSLDLHLGKRLLLKANGGRKKTVERAGILRETYHSVFVIELDQEEHAFERVSYSYADILTEAVEITVYEGTEDALVVK
- a CDS encoding G5 and 3D domain-containing protein; the encoded protein is MTNQTNSTNSTKSFKGKSLAVTIATVLLFAAVLTFAIYEGTKNTVTVTANGEQEQVRTHAETVGAFLEEQDIKPGEHDFVSHSTETPINEDMKLEWDAAEQYAVTVDGEATSAWTTKNTVSEILATANIELTKHDKVTPALDEQVNEDTKISVEKAYEVTIQDGLEEKKVWSTSTTVADFLKENKITLGKLDRVESEMDELVLPNSEVKVVRVEKLTDVVEDSVKYAVETKKDDTLLKGSEKVVQKGQNGLVEKTYEIVKENGKEVKRDLKNEKVVKAPTKQVTAVGTKTVVASVSRGTQKATVKTATKEKAAVTTTQATPKAAPKTASKEQPKATPVKAEPAAAEPTGGKEFYVSATAYTASCTGCSGITATGINLKTNPGLKVIAVDPSVIPLGSKVWVEGYGNAIAGDTGGAIKGNKIDLFMANKSDALSFGRKQVKVRILN
- the rnmV gene encoding ribonuclease M5 — protein: MKITEIIVVEGKDDTVAIKRAVHADTIETNGSAINTETLARIAHAQEKRGVIVFTDPDYPGRRIRAIIEEHVPQAKHAFLAKEKTIAKNGKGLGIEHARDEDIREALKAVYTPLEQDRAVEITMEDLIDAGLVAHPQAKQRRIAIGNALQIGYTNGKQLQKRLYMFGISRDLFIKAVQALTQEEN
- a CDS encoding TatD family hydrolase — its product is MFIDTHVHLNADQYDEDLVEVIERARENHVEKMVVIGFDRKTIERAIELAESYEFIFAVVGWHPVDAIDCTEEDLQWIEELAAHPKVVGIGETGLDYHWDKSPKEVQQEIFRKQIRLAKKVKLPIIIHNREATADVLEILKEENAKEVGGVMHCFSGSLETAHQSIDMNFMISLGGPVTFKNAKKPKEVAEAIALDYLMIETDAPYLAPHPYRGKRNEPSYVPLVAQEIARLKGISIETVAKATTENAERFYKFSQKK